Below is a window of Conger conger chromosome 16, fConCon1.1, whole genome shotgun sequence DNA.
aactacaactataacgatgtgagcatccacaccaagaaccataaccataactacaactataacgatgtgagcatccacaccaagaaccataaccataactacaactataactacaactataactaaaactataactataacgatGTGAgtgtccacaccaagaaccgtaactataactataactctctccctttccccctccccccctccctccccctccccctccccctccccctccctctccagttTTGGGGACGGGGCGTCGGGCCGGCGGGCGGCGCGGCCGGAGCGCTCTgcgctgcaggaggagaacGAGCGCCTGCGTGACGCGGTGTCGTCGCTGCGCTCGGCGGTGGGCGCGGAGCGGGGCCGGCGCGAGGGCGCGGAGCAGGAGTACGCCTCCGTGCTGCAGGAGCTGGGCAGCCTGGAGCAGCGTCTGCGCGGCGCGGAGGGCTGCCGCCTGCGCGTGCGCGAGCTGGAGGGCGAGCTGCTGGAGATGCAGCAGCTGTGCCGGCCGCGCCTCCTCGTCATCAACCCCGACGAGGGCCTGGCCCAGACGCTGCTGCGCTCCGCGCCGGAGAGCGACGCGCCCGAGGGCGAGGGCCCCGCCGAGgaggggcccccgggggccgcCGAGGGCCTGCAGGCCGCCAGCCCCGTGCGCAAGAGCTGCAGCGACACCGCGCTCAACGCCATGGCGGCCCGCGACGGCCCGGGCCGCGGGAGGGCCGGCTACGCGCTGCACGCGCCCGGCGGGCCCCAGCGCGGCATGTCCATCCTGCGGGAGGTGGACGAGCAGTACCACGCCCTGCTGGAGAAGTACGAGGAGCTGCTGGGCAAGTGCCGCCGGCACGAGGACAGCCTGAGGCACGCCGGCGTGCAGACCTCCCGCCCCATCTCCCGCGACCCCTCCCTGAAGGAGGGCGCCggggcctcctcctcctcctcctcctcctcctccgccctcGGGCCCGCCCTCCTCCTGCCCGACCCGGACGAGGCCCTGCAGGGCTTCGGCGGCCAGCTGGAGGCCGCGGACAAGCGGCTGGGCCAGAACACGCCCGAGTACAAGGCCCTGTTCAAGGAGATCTTCTCCCGCATCCAGAAGACCAAGAGCCACGTCAAGACCTCCAAGGCCGGCAAGAGCGGCAAGTGAACCCTCCCGTCTGCCGTCGCTCACGAGAGGCGAGAAGATGGCGGCTCTTCTTTCCTCAGACTGGATCTGTACTTCCAGGCCTTTCGTGGTGTCAGACTTACCCCCCCCATTGATGCTCCAACCCTCTTGTCATCGTCATTGTGAATTTGGCAGGGAGTGGCCAAAGCTTTTTagcattgtctttttttaaaagagattCCCTCCTATAACTAACTGCCCTTCAGCCAAGGATCGCCATAGACCACAAAAGATAACAGGAAACTGATCGTATCCCCACTTTAATTTCCTTAGTCAAAgctgaataattaaaaaataataatcttttaGACAATGACCACAGTTCATAGCCTAGCATCGATGTCACCACACAGGTCAGTTTCCCCCAGCAAAAACATCAGGCAGTTAGTGCTTCGGGCTTCAGCCAGAGTGCAATTCATCCTATTAAGAGGAACTAGAGAACTGTGCAAGTTCTTCCTCTGCTTGGCTTTTGACCAGACAACAGCTAGCGTTATGATTGTAGCATAAATGCTGCCATCTAGGATATATGATTATTAAGGAAAAGCTGGCATAACTATTTTAACAGTAATTCTAATATGTACGTGGACATTAATGCCAAGGTTGACCCGGAATATTTATGCATGGAAAACtgtggctgtgttcgaaaccacCACGTACTAGCAGACTATTTGTACTAAATTTCGGGCTCATTTTCACAGCCCGTGTCCAGTTCCTCTCTCTGACCTTTCACCTCTGGGTTCAGTGATCAGGGAGAACACAGGGGTCATCAAGCGAAAGAATGAATTATTCAGGAAGGAAATTCAAtggagataaaaaaagaaaaaaaagaaaatcagaatAAATATGGTGCCATTGAAGGGTGGGTGGGATATAGGGTCTTCGGTCTCCGTGACAATGTGAAAACACGtcgagaaaacaaaatggactcCCTTGTCCAAGCCTTAAAGACTGTGACTGGACTGGAGGCTTCTCTATTATTAGAGATTgactgtattattttatttttgtattattattttatctccaGTTATACCCAACTGTCCACTGTCTCAGTTACTCAGTGTCAGGCATTGTAGCCCCTCTTCCGTTtgttttctgtctcttcatACAAAAGGGACACATGTAGAATATGTTGACTCTTAATACAGGGGCCCCCAGGTCCGGTGTAAGGATTTAGGAGCCCTTTGCATTTACGGAAGTGAATATATGACATGTACTGTACGGGCAATCATACTCATTTAGCCCCTCAATTGTCCCTATTCATGGCACAATATGAATAATAtcgtaataaataaataaaaataaaaaaaacttgcattttataGTATTGGTCTGCTGAAGTTTTATGCGTCCGTGTTGTGAATGCTGCATTTTACGTTTTATTCTCACCGTGGGGTCTGCACAGTGGGAACATGCTACAGCTATACTTGGGCACGTGGGCCACATTGTCATTCTGTCAGTTCGACCGACAACAAGAAACGTATTTAAATGAGCCCCTGCACTGTATTCTGAAATCATCACTGAATATCCCTCACTTTATTCAATGGCAGATTGGGattgtgcaaaaaatatatatatataaaaagtaaGCGTGTCCCTTTGCATTAGCAGGTCACGATTAGCCAAAAATAGTCATTTTCTGTTAATTTGGCCAGTTTGCACTTCTATCAACTGCTCAGAGTACAGGTTCACTTCCGTTTTAAACTGGATGCGCATCGATTGAAGCACGAGCCAATTTCACAGATTAAACTGCGCATTCACAAGATTATATTTTAAGTACATACGCATAGCATTTCATAGCCTGATAATGATAGGCTAGCCTACCATTTATTTAAATAGTGGCATTTCATAAATTTTAAAGACTACCACATTCCTTCAGTTCATATGATCTGTAGTAAAAGGTGCATGCCATTGCCAGGGAGGGATTCATTACTGATGATAAACTGGTTCAATAATGTCAATTACTCTGTAGAATTGGATATACAGGCTAATTATATTCCACTCGCTACCAGAATCTATTGGTATCAAACAAAAACGGTGCTGGTGTGGAAAACGGACTTGATGCCAAaaaccattaaaaaatatacacttactaagcactttattaggaacactatatgAATACTGGGTatggcctccctttgctctcaaaacagcctgaattcttcgcggcatggattccacaagatgttgaaaacattcctttgagattctgttccatgttgacgtgatttcctcccacaatttctgcagatttgtcagctgcacattcatgctgcgaatctcccgttctaccacattccaaaggtgttctattggattcagatccggtgactgggacgGCCACTGATGAGCACTGAACTCATTGCCAGGTCCttaaaccagtttgagatgacttttgcaTTGTGACATGGTgtattatcatgctggaagtagccatcaAGGCCCGGAcacggacgtcggtggcgccctgtcggccgagtctttccagTGTGTCC
It encodes the following:
- the LOC133114369 gene encoding cerebellar degeneration-related protein 2-like, giving the protein MLSLGIMEEFVTEEEEPWYDQRDLEQDLHLAAELGKTLLEQNRELEDSLQQMYMTSEEQVQEIEYLSKQLETLREMNEQHAKVYEQLDVTAHELELTNQSLEQESKASQEKIARLTGTMETLQGQVDALTAQVEELRSLEQLRYRREKRERRRTIHSFPCLRELCSGPSFGDGASGRRAARPERSALQEENERLRDAVSSLRSAVGAERGRREGAEQEYASVLQELGSLEQRLRGAEGCRLRVRELEGELLEMQQLCRPRLLVINPDEGLAQTLLRSAPESDAPEGEGPAEEGPPGAAEGLQAASPVRKSCSDTALNAMAARDGPGRGRAGYALHAPGGPQRGMSILREVDEQYHALLEKYEELLGKCRRHEDSLRHAGVQTSRPISRDPSLKEGAGASSSSSSSSSALGPALLLPDPDEALQGFGGQLEAADKRLGQNTPEYKALFKEIFSRIQKTKSHVKTSKAGKSGK